tatgaacaagccatagccctaacaagctaattaaggtctgagaccttggtaaaagttacctgAGAGCTCAACTCtctcggggtgcccaaacttttgcatggtgctcctttccttttttttcccactctaaaattgtacaaaagaaaaataatacactaatcttgcttaaaatgttgaaaagaatgtttaatctttaacttttggagatcagttcatcttctactcacttaactattcacagtaacagaaattttgaccggggtgcccaagtttttgcatgccactatacATGTTCAGCTGCTGCAACCACATCCCACTTTATACATTGCACAGCCAAATCAAAGCCAATGACATAAATGAAGTCAGGTGTGCAGATAGTCAATGGAACTTTCAAGTCACCTACAACACAGTGTTCCCCGCAAAAATTACCTATCCTCACTCAAATCCATTGAGATGCTGGGGAATACGGAGAACATGTGCAAGCCATTGGTAATCTGTACTTACCAATCACTCAGGACCTCACCGTCCAAAACCACCTCAACCCCTCACAGATCCTCACATGGTTTCAGGGAATTCTTTTTGGTCCTGGTTCCTTGGTTTTGTCAATTACAGCAGCAATATGAATAAAACAAACTCTGAACTTGAAAAGCAAGGAGCTCATTCTGGTACTAACAGGTTCCCTAGGTTTCTCCAGCCTCAAAGGGCATGGGTGATATGGCCACTTATACTTCTGCTTGTGAATATGTTTTCTCTGATTTCTGCTGTCTGTACAAATGTAAGTAATATTTTTGAGAAGAACTCCCTCTCTGAAAAGGCTGTGCAGTGGCTAACAAAGTTCATGCATGATTTACAAACCTTGCTGTAGccaattgcaaaaaaaaatgaacatcACAATATTATACTGCGCTATATCCTGTTGTCACTGGCATAGATGTAGTTACACGTGCTACTGCAGTTGGCCACAAGCTTGAGATGGCTCTGAGTAGGTACTGTAATGTCAGAGGTGCTATATTTAGATGAGACCTTGAATTTGAGCGACTTGAAAGCGGGCATTAGAGGTCCTTTTGCTCAATTTAAAGCAGTCCAATAGAGTCCTCAGTGGCGTACTAGTCAATATTTAATCCCTGATCAATGTCAGTTGAAAAACTGAATTTCCACAAATGGAAAACTCTTGTAACGATTTTTTCCTCACTCAATTTCACTAACCTTTTGTAGGAGGTTCCTGCACCTGACAGAAGTTTCCCCTTCATATACTTGCACTATTTTAATTCTTCCAACCAGATTGTGGAAATTATTTGTCCTTTATACTCAAACAGTATGCATAGACAAAAATGTACAGCAgtaaccattttttaaaaatgacacCAAGTTGAGTGATTTTTGAGGGTTGTTATTTTGCAGTGCCTATAACGCAGAATTCATTATTAATTCTTCCCAGTTTATGAGCAGACAGTGTGTTTTCTTGCGTCTGCTTCTATCAGAGTGACTTGGTAATGAGCTGTAGAATTTAAAAATCTAACCCTATGATCGTGAGTGCGAACAGATATAACTGAGATGTTTGAGAAGTTCATGAAGTGCATTGAGGAAACCCTTTTTGGGGTTTGAGCTAAAAAGTGCTAAAAAGCTGATTTTGAAAAGGACTTCACACATCTGATGACAAAAACTTGAACTCTCCTTTGGCCAATGTATGGTTGCAGGGTAAAGCTTTCAAGACTTGGGTTGGCACACTTATGTTAGAAGACTATATTGATGTAATAGTGCAAAGTCAGACAATTATGTTTAGGAACATGTAAAAGAGAATAAATTCCTAGAGATAAATGAGATCTATCCTGGGATGCTATGGCAAACAGGATACATGGTTGTTGGGGCACTAATGGAGATTTTTTTCATCTTTGTTAGCCATAGGCAAGGTACTAGAAGACTAGAGAATAGCCAATGTGCTTTTATTTAAGCAGGACAGTaggtatagagtcatagaaaagtacagcacagaaacatcccctttggcccatctagtccatgctgaaccatttaaactgcctacctcCAATGACCTGCactaggaccatagccctccatacctgtacaatcttctcttaaacattgaaattgagctctcatgcaccacttgcattggcagctcattccacactctcatgaccctctgagtgaagaagtttcccctcatgttcctcttaaacttttcacctttcacccttaacccttgacctcttgtagtctcacccaactgcagtgcaaaaaagcCTGTTTATGTTTACTGTACCTATACTCACCCTGAGCTGAGTAACTACAGGCTGGTGTGCCTTATATCATTGGTAGGGAAATTATGAAAGAAAATTCTCATGCACTGGATATATGTATATTTGAAAAGTCAGTgactaattaggaatagtcagcatagttttgtgcAGGGGCAATCCTTTCTCAATAATTTGATTAAGTTATTTTAAGGAAAACACCCAAAGGGGAACATTGAAGCCAGAGTGATTGATTAAAAGCCTGAGTGGACTTTTATCATGATTCTGcatggtaggctggtccagaagattTTGGGGTCCAATGCGAGCTGGCTAATTCGACCCAAAATTAGCTTGATGATAGGAGGCAAAGTGTAGTGGTGAAAGAATAGTTTCCTGATTAGAAGTCTGTGACCGGTGGTGTACAGCATGGATCAGTCCTAGGACCTTTGCTGTTTGTGCTGTCTTAATGAGTTAGGTGTGAATGTTGGAGGTGTGAttagtgagtttgcagatgatacaaaaattgataTTATGGATTGTCTCtctacagcaggacatcgatcaGTTGGAAAGTTGGGcggagaattggcagatggaatttaatcctgatataAGATAATGCAAATTGGGAAGCCAAACATGGTAGTATTTTTATAGTAAATAGTAGGGCACAAAAATATTAATGACCTAGTGATTCAAGACTATGGTTCCCCCTAAAGTAGTAGCACTGGGAGGTTAAAAGAGTGGTGAAGAAGACGTATTAAACACCTGCCATCATATGTGGAGGGATAGAATGTAAGAGATGAGACATGACTTACAacttgcaactttacaaaacgcTGATTTGGCCACACTGGAgtcttgtgtgcagttctagatCCCATGCTACAGGAAGGTTGTGATTGCGCTGGTGAGAGCACCTGCCtgtcggtttttttgcactaccttacttttcatttttctattttctatttatgatttataatttaaatttttaatatttactattaatttgtaatccagagagtgggaagcgcagaatcaaatactgtgatgattgtaggttctagtatcaattgtttggtgacaataagtaTAAAGGTGATTCACCAAGATGGTGCCTAGATTGGGGACTTGAATTATGGGGAGATATTAGATCAGATGGGCTTGTTTTTCCTCAGGTGAATGAGATGGAAGGGTTACCTAATAGAAGTATACATGATTCTGAGAGGCATAGAAAATCCAGCCAAAGACAGGGGCATGTTAATGCTGTTTAATGTGGTTCCTAATAACTAATACTCCAAATGgctagcagatcaggcagcatctgtggagagataaGAACCATGTAAATGTTACAGATTGATAAGTTCTGATACAAACAGGAAAGCAAATTATCCCATATTGTTGAATTTGATATTGAGTTCCAAATGCTATTAATGCCAAGATGTAAGGTGAAATATTGGTCTTCACTTTTCCATTGGGCTGCAGACTGGTggatcaggatgggaatgggaacagATCGAAATGACAGGAAACTGGAACCTCAGTGTCACCCCTGTGGACTGAATGGAGATGCTCTGCAAAATGGTCGCTAGTTTCTGAGAGGTGGCACACATCAATCTTTGACTTTGATCAAGGAATCTGTTTTTCTGTAGAGCATTGCGACACTTCAGGAAAACCATTAAAGTTCCTTGAACCATTGTAGATTGCAACGTCATACGGTGATTTGCAAATTCTGCAGTATTATAATATTTAAGCATTTTCAGTGTTCATGGGAATTTCTCCATTGCTGGCAGGAGTGCTGATCTAACAATAGAATTATCGTCTTCAGAAAGGGAAATCTCTAATTTTGTTTGGTTCTTAAAAATCTTGCacttttttatatttttaaaattgacCATTTTATGAAGCACCCTGTGTGCAACAAAATTTTGCGAAATCAACAAGGATAAAATGCAGGCTTGGCAAATGTCAAATCTTTCTTACAAAATGTGTACTGCACTAGCTGATTTCAGCTTTCTATTGCATAAAACTTTTTAATTGTTTACACAATGAAGAGTCTCTGAAAGATAACACATACCAATCTTTGACTTTGATCAAGGAACTTGCTTTCACATAGAGCTTGAGACACCTCAGGAAGACCAATGAAGTTCCTTCGAACTATTTCAAATTGCAATatctgcaatattttgctttGTTTTTGAACTGTAATAATGTCAGAACTAGTACAATGTAGAGAAAAAATAACTAATTTGCTTGCAGCAAGTTCAGTAAACAACCACGAACTGAAACCGTCTTTAGGAATCCAAGATATAACAGGAGCAGTGCTTTGCCACTCAATAAGTATTTTGTTTTTCTGATCTTGGTATAATTTCTACTTTTCTGCTTATAAACCAAAAGCAGTACTTTGGCTCCTGAATAAATTCAGTGACATCCACAAAACTCTagggcaggggtaggcaaccttaaacacaaatgattttctagcatgcgttattcactAACTTGAGGCAAAAcgtaactagatgtatttaaatggataattcccatatttcaagttttttatggcatttatctggcccaccaccCGCTCACtaatacgcgatccggcccacagaggcagaAAGGTTGCCAACCCCTGCTCTAGGGTAAACAATTCCTGTGATACAGTTCCTCTtgagaaagaaatttctcctcatctttgccCGAAAAGGGCAGTCCATAATTCTGAAACTGTGCTGACTTCATTGTGTGGGGAACAACCTTAATATTCTGTCAACCCCCCCTCAGAATTCTATAAGTTAGTGATAATTGGTTGAAAGTTATATTGACTGACATCTGAGAGAGAGAGCCCTGCTCCTCAAAGTAATGTCATGGGATCTTTCACATTCATCTTACCACTGTGTGGGCTTTATGTTTAAgctgtttctctttccttttgGAATAGCAAATAGAAATTCCTTAAATCTTGTAGGAATGCAATAACGATAGGGGAGAGGAGTGCTAGGTaccatcaataaaaaaaaattgaaatagaGAATTCTTTATTATATCTCCAAGATATAGGTAGTCTACATGGTTATTATGAAATTACCATTTATAGGAGCCTGCTGTCTGAAAGTTTCTTATGTTGCAATAGTGACTACACTTGAAAAGTACCTGTAGAATGCTTttggacatgcaaagattgtggAATGGCACCACAGAAATGGAggtctttatttctattttttcagTAATTGTCTTAAGACTATTGTGGACCTGGTGTTGAACAAGTGTTATTAACATTGCACAGAGTTGCAGTAGAAAATTACAGGTTAGCAATGCCATTCAGGAACTTAGTCTAATCTGCACAAGGCTGAAGCAAACGCATTTAAAAAGAGTTACTTGAAGCTCATATTATCCAACAGTTGTATTTAAATAGTATCTTTATTATAACACCATGCACTAGGGCACATCATAAACCTGTGCTGAAGCCACATATGGAGACAGTGCGGAAGATGACTAAAGTTTGGTCAAAGAGGTAGCTTTAAAGCAGTGTCTTAGAAGGAGAGTAATATAGAAAATCAAGTGGAGTTTTGGACAGAACTTCAGAGCTTTAAGCTTTGGGCACTGAAAAGAAGGTTTTCTGTTACAGAGCATAAGGGGCCAGAATTGAAAGGGCATAGAGATCTTGGAAGAATAGTACTGAGGGAACGTTTTTGAGCTTCTTACTAAGGTAAGAAAAGCCAAGATCATTGAAGGGCTAGAACAGAGGAATAACTATGCAAAAATAAAACTGGTAAGATTAAGAATCAATACTAGTAGGCCAGTGTTAATCCTTAATCCCAGAGACAACGGGTAAATGGGGCTCTTCGCAAGTTCAAACAGGTTTACTGCAGTCTAAAGAATCACCAAAGGTACATTGGAATAGTGAAGTTTCACAATAAAAGATGAAAGTTCCAGCAGTGTTTTCCTGGGGTTCATTTAGATGGGCAAGTTTATTGGGGCTGCTATATTATATTGAATGAAAAAGTACATTAGAGCAAGAGTTATCATGTAATTCCAGTGAAAATGAATAGATCCCGCACCATTATGAGCTCTGAATTACCAGAGAGCTCCATCTCGTTGAGCAGACAAATGGAAAGTGATTGACATTCCTCCTTTAGGTTATTTTATGCAACAAAATTTCGAGGGAAGAAGAAATCTACAAATATAAATTAAAATGATTAAAATGCATTTATAAACAATATATATACAGAACCACCTCATTTATTTTCATTCATCTATAGTTATTATTAAAATCAAAGTCAATGTCTGTTGTGCAGTACTACTTGTTGAACAGTCTTGTACCACTGCAGTCCACCCAGTGAAGTGCTGCTGGGCAGCAAGTTCCAATGATATTGCAGATTCAGCAGACATATTTCCAAATAATACTTAAAACTACTGCTTTTCTAATGTGCCTGCTCCTGTTGTTCATCTTTGGATGGAGTGGCAGAGATTGCAAGATCAAGAAAATGCTGTCGAAAGAACCTTGATGAGTTGTTGCAGTTCACCTTACGGATAGTACACATTGCAGCTAGGGTGCGTGGGCGGTGGTGGGAGTGAATGTGTTTTCCTGGAAGTGGTAATCAGGTCATACATATCCTGAGGTCTTGATCTGGTTATCAATTTAATTACGGTGGTTGATTTGTTTGGACTTTTCCAGTAGTTTCAGGCAGATTGTCTATAAATTGGCATCAGAAGCTGTCCCTCCTGTGTGAAAGTGATTCCCTGTGGTAGGTGAGCAGTTGTCTACTGCAGACTTAACTCCACTTGAAATGGACACACTAGCTGGCCGCTTGATCATCTTGAAGACAATGTTTCTGTAGCCCTTGCAGGCGAAGAAGTATATGAAAGGATCCAGGCAGCAGTTGAAGTTCATTATGGAAACAGTCAGATGGAGAGCCATTTGAAACTGCTGTTGCTCCTGGCACGTTGGTGTGTATAGCAACTTTTTGACCATGTGCTGCATAATGGCCACGTGGTACGGGGTGAAACATATGAAGAACACAAAAAGGACAAGTAGGATAACGTTGTTGGCTTTTTTATTTCGCCCTGATTTTTCAGTTAAAGGGTTCTGTTTTGCTGTTCTGACAAGTTTTGAACTGACTTTAGAATAACTAAACAGCATAAAGAACATAGGTAGAATGTAACCCACAACACAAGCAGCAAGAAGCATTTCTGGAAGATTTGGCAAATCTTCAAAGTTTGGATATTCCATGCATGTTATGAATTTGCCTTGAACTTCTTTAGACATTTGTACTATTAGCAGTGGCACTGTCTGGCAGAGTATAATGATCCAGATGCCTATGCAGATCTTTTTCACGTTGTAGATGTTTCTGAACTTTGAATAGCGGAATGGATATATAACAGCAATGAACCGATCCAAGCTTAGACAGGTCATGAAGCTTACACTAGCATATATGTTGCTGTAACAAATGAGTGCAGTTATTCTACAAAGTGCTTCACCCATCTGCCAGTTAAATCCACGTGCATAGTACACTATCCGTGCAGGTAAAACAGCTGCAAAGAGAATGTCTGAGATCACCAGATTCATGGAATAAAGTGTAGTCGAATTAacttttttctgttttctttttatggCCATTATGGCTAGGACATTTCCAAAGATGCCAACAATACATATGATGGAGTAGACCAAAGGTAGAAGGATTCTGGCTATATTGCGGTGAGCATACAGATCACATTCTTTATCGGTTTCATTTGCAGAACTGTTGTTATATGCCATTGAATGATTCATGGTCAGAATCACTCCCACTGGTTCCTTGGAATCTGAACTCCCACAGTTCTGTCAAAGAAACAAATCTGAATTTTAGTTTAAGATTTATCAGGCATTTACCATTTCATCTGTGGCAATAGTTGTACATGGTATATTGTTATAATCTGTAAAGCAAGTCTGAAATATTTATGGAAGCACCTTCACTAAGAAGCTGCAAAAGGGAAACATGAAATAGTTGAAGGAGGTTATAATTTGCAGGGACTATGACTAAAGCGTAAGAGGCATGGACCTAATTGGAGAGCTCTCGTATAATGGCACAAGTATGATGGGCCATGAGATGATTTTGGTATTGTATCAGATGTAATACTTAAACAATATACCGACTTGATGGCTACAAGGAGTGTAGCTCGCACTATTGTTTGCAAAAGGCTCTATGCATATTTATGCATATTCCAGGGATGTGGTCTTTCAATTAAGTAGAGAGACTGAAAGAGCTGAAGTTGTTCACCTTAAAGGGGGATTTAAAA
The DNA window shown above is from Mobula birostris isolate sMobBir1 chromosome 5, sMobBir1.hap1, whole genome shotgun sequence and carries:
- the gpr183a gene encoding G-protein coupled receptor 183-A, with amino-acid sequence MNHSMAYNNSSANETDKECDLYAHRNIARILLPLVYSIICIVGIFGNVLAIMAIKRKQKKVNSTTLYSMNLVISDILFAAVLPARIVYYARGFNWQMGEALCRITALICYSNIYASVSFMTCLSLDRFIAVIYPFRYSKFRNIYNVKKICIGIWIIILCQTVPLLIVQMSKEVQGKFITCMEYPNFEDLPNLPEMLLAACVVGYILPMFFMLFSYSKVSSKLVRTAKQNPLTEKSGRNKKANNVILLVLFVFFICFTPYHVAIMQHMVKKLLYTPTCQEQQQFQMALHLTVSIMNFNCCLDPFIYFFACKGYRNIVFKMIKRPASVSISSGVKSAVDNCSPTTGNHFHTGGTASDANL